In Syntrophorhabdales bacterium, the following proteins share a genomic window:
- a CDS encoding HAD family hydrolase, giving the protein MTSNTFRKCKGILFDYGGTLDSDGERWPDRFYALYEKAGMEFPREEIKRAFYHAEDRCYADSKVRALGLRALMAAHVQWQFEALGVKDRERERALADTFCAVSERSMLRAARLLRRAMSRYRLGIVSNFYGNLTTVLTEAGLLEFFAVVVDSNVVGIQKPDPEIFRLALTQLGLLAHQVIFVGDSFERDVIPSKELGMRTVWLKGPGAGLVSAGEADARISSLTDLEALIL; this is encoded by the coding sequence ATGACTAGCAACACGTTTAGAAAATGCAAGGGAATCCTTTTCGACTACGGGGGCACGCTGGACTCTGACGGTGAACGCTGGCCTGACCGCTTCTACGCTCTTTACGAAAAGGCTGGTATGGAATTCCCCCGTGAAGAGATCAAGCGGGCTTTCTATCATGCTGAAGATCGTTGCTACGCTGATTCGAAGGTCAGAGCGCTAGGGCTTCGCGCATTGATGGCAGCCCACGTGCAGTGGCAGTTCGAGGCGCTGGGCGTCAAAGACAGAGAAAGGGAACGGGCTCTAGCCGATACGTTCTGCGCCGTATCGGAGAGATCGATGCTGCGCGCGGCCCGTCTTCTGAGGCGAGCAATGAGCAGGTACCGCCTCGGGATCGTCTCCAACTTTTACGGCAACCTCACTACGGTGCTGACAGAGGCAGGCCTGCTCGAGTTCTTTGCGGTAGTGGTCGACTCGAACGTGGTAGGAATTCAAAAGCCGGACCCTGAGATCTTTCGCCTCGCGCTTACACAGCTCGGACTGCTTGCTCACCAGGTTATTTTCGTGGGAGACTCATTCGAGCGTGATGTGATACCCAGCAAGGAACTCGGTATGAGAACAGTGTGGCTCAAGGGGCCTGGCGCCGGTTTGGTCAGCGCCGGAGAGGCTGACGCCCGGATATCGAGCCTCACTGATCTGGAAGCGCTCATTCTATGA
- a CDS encoding NDP-sugar synthase yields MKAGIIAAGTGERMTQGGIFTPKPMICVGGEPLIARAIRAAASVGVTSIACIINDLTPELDRYLRTKTWPVPLEIVKKTTPSSMESLFTLAPLLAIEPFLLFTVDAVFPFASLKRFLTKGSSLPDAQGVLALTRFVDDEKPLRVKTDRNHRVSALGDAAGTSRYVTAGFYYFEPSIFYLVESARARGLNALRQFLGLLLDREYRLYGIPVSKTVDVDHPEDIETAERYLTENARGDVP; encoded by the coding sequence ATGAAGGCGGGGATCATCGCAGCCGGAACCGGGGAACGTATGACCCAGGGAGGGATCTTCACCCCGAAACCCATGATATGCGTGGGTGGCGAACCATTGATCGCGAGGGCGATCCGGGCGGCGGCGAGTGTGGGTGTCACATCGATCGCCTGCATCATTAACGACCTTACGCCGGAGCTTGACCGGTATTTGCGCACAAAGACGTGGCCGGTTCCTCTCGAAATAGTAAAGAAGACAACGCCCAGTTCGATGGAGAGCCTTTTTACTTTGGCTCCGTTGCTCGCAATCGAGCCCTTCCTGCTCTTCACAGTCGATGCTGTCTTCCCCTTTGCGAGCCTCAAGCGGTTTCTTACGAAGGGCTCTTCTCTGCCGGATGCCCAGGGCGTACTGGCCCTTACTCGATTTGTCGACGATGAAAAACCGTTGCGGGTGAAGACTGACCGGAATCACAGGGTGAGCGCACTGGGAGACGCAGCCGGGACAAGCCGCTATGTAACGGCTGGCTTTTATTACTTTGAGCCATCAATCTTTTACCTGGTGGAGTCGGCGAGGGCGCGTGGCTTGAACGCCCTCAGGCAGTTCCTGGGACTCCTCCTGGATAGAGAATACAGGTTGTACGGCATCCCCGTCTCGAAGACCGTAGATGTGGATCACCCCGAAGATATCGAAACGGCAGAGCGCTACCTGACAGAGAACGCGAGGGGTGACGTCCCGTGA